ttgcacCTTTGCGCGCcttcatgattttttctttaagtGACGCTATATCAACTTTCGTGTTAACATTCGGTGATTGCTTCGAGGTTGAGGGCTCCTCAGGTGGGACAAACGCTTCGTTTCTTTTCTCCTCACGTTTCTTCGCAGCCGCAGCGTGTTTTTCATTCTTCTCTTTCTGTTTCTTTTGCCGTTTTTGCTCCTTGTTGAGGAAGTATTCGCCAGAAGCTAGCTCCTTATCGatctaaaatttaacaaagtgTTATttgtttcctacaaaatttttgaattttttacctTGCTTTCAGTTTGTGGGGGCGGGAAGGGCGTGTACGGTTTCTTCTCCTTCTTCTTTTTCGGTTGTTTCCGCTTactgatatttttattaacaaatctGGGTAAAAATCGGTCCCAGTTCTCGTTCTTGAGCTTGGGATCCTTCGCTAATTCTTTCTTGATCATCAGAGCTTTGATGTTATAAATAGGATGCATGTTTTTCATGGTATCTTCCACAATCTTCCTGACTTGCTGTAACCCCTTATAAGGCCCCAAAGCCGACACTGTCTGTCCTTGCACCAACACATAACAATTAGTCAGCAATTCAATTGATTTCAACGTACAACCGTTCGGCCCAATTAGCCTCTGTCTTCTCTTAACAAACTTCTCTTTATTCCTTGTAATTTTCCCTATTTTAATGATATCACAACCGACGTCGTCATTCAACACCCGCTTGGCTTGCTCAAAAGGAACACTCCGGGACATTAATTTGATCATGTCTCGAGCTTTGATTATGATATAAGGGTCCCAAGTTTTACGCGTCGTTCTCACAGTCATGCTTCCCTCAACCACGTCCAATTCTGCATTGATGTGGTGCTCTTTTAAAGTCTTTTGCACGAGGGGCCACACTTGGCGCAAATACTGCTCCCGGTATTGGGGAAAAAGCGTCGCGAATGAACTCTCCTCCAGGAGACCATGGGGGTTATCCTCGGGCTTAAACTCCGGGATTTTCATCGCCCAAGCGTTCTCGACGGGACCTGAGGGCGCCTGGGACTCATCGTCGCTAGAATCCGGCATTTTCACtcacaaaaacaccaaaatatgACGAAATGGAAAAAACACGTGCATTAATCTTTTGACAGGTGGCCGATAATACAGGATTCTGTGACTGGAAATAACCCAAAACTCCATGAAGTAACGCTATAAATGATATAATAAAAGGATCTAATCTCTCACATTgttgtataataataaaaaatgtaataaatcaTGAGATAATTATATAAGCCGATAAAATAATGACGGGCCCTCTGGCGGAATCAGTATCAGACACACTTAAAAACAGCTGTTTGTCAATCACAAATGTTACGTCAAAGGTGTAGTAGGGCAACTAGCTGGTCGACATggcattaaatttgtttacaagTATAAAATACGGTAAGTTCTTTATTATAAAGTTACTTGGCAACCAACTGatacattaataaactaaaaccACGACAATGGTCACTACacttatttcataatttttttttttgaaaaaactaattattgttaCAATAATCTTGGGATAATTATGTTAGAATTTGCTGGAAGTTACGTTAATTTAATGGTTGTAAGTCATTCTGGTGGTTTTTCACggataaattatgaaatattgTCCAGAGTGACCTTTGTACCGTGTTTATGTTGCAAAGTgcatattgttttttttttccagcTAAATCTTTGAAACCTTTGGCACGATGTTATTCGGACCAGTTTCCCAAAATCACGACCCACTATACCGTTGTGCCGCGAGAAAACGACCCACGATGGAAAGGTAATTATTTCAAAGTACTCACTAATTGACCAGCTTTCATTCAGAGGTGAATATGGAACGGTTCGGGGACGAGACGGATATTTTAATAATCGGGGGAGGTCCTGCGGGGATGTCTGCCGCGATAAGAGCCAAACAATTGGCTGAAAAAGACGGGAAAGAGCTCAGGGTTTGTGTTGTGGAGAAAGCATCTCAAGTAGGAGGTCACATTTTATCAGGAGCTGTTATACAACCAACAGCACTCGATGAATTAATCCCTGATTGGGCGGATAAGGGGGCACCGTTAAAAACCCCAGTAAAGGAAGACAAATTCGGGATTTTAACAGCCACGGGTCGAATCCCTGTTCCGGTACTGCCAGGTACCCCCATGTACAACCACGGGAACTACATCGTGCGGCTGGGGCACGTGGTGCAATGGCTTGGGGAGCAAGCCGAGGCCATGGGTGTTGAAATCTACCCAGGGTACGCAGCTTCGGAAATCCTCTACCATCCCGATGGTAGCGTTAAAGGGGTGGCGACCAACGATGTGGGTATCGCCAAAGATGGGAGCCCTAAAGACAATTTCGAACGAGGCATGGAATTACATGCCAAATGTACCATTTTTGCGGAGGGCTGCCATGGACATTTATCCAAACAAATCATAAACAAATTCAACTTGAGGGCAAACTCCGAGCCACAAACCTACGGTATTGGTTTGAAGGAGATTTGGGAGATTGATCCTTCGAAACACAGTCCTGGCCGCGTTGAGCACTCGATTGGTTGGCCTTTGGATAAATTCACCTACGGTGGAAGCTTCCTCTACCACCTCAATGAAGATACTCCTTTGGTGGCGGTTGGATTTGTTGTCGCCTTGGACTATTCCAACCCTTATTTGAGCCCTTTTAGAGAGTTCCAAAGGTTCAAGCACCACCCTAGCGTCAAACACTACTTCGAGGGAGGTACACGTATTGCCTATGGGGCGCGTGCTTTGAACGAAGGTGGCTTCCAGAGTATTCCCAAACTGACGTTCCCTGGAGGATGTCTCGTTGGGTGTTCGGCCGGCTTCCTCAATGTACCAAAAATCAAAGGCACGCATTATGCCATGAAAAGTGGGATGTTGGCTGCGGAAAGCGCCTACGAAGCCATTAATAGCGAAAAACAAGAAACTGAAGGTTTTGAACCGAAGAGCTATCCAGACAAAGTTAAGAACAGTTTCATTTGGAAAGACTTGAAACGGGTGAGGAACGTACGACCCAGCTTCCATAATCCTTTGGGGATGTATGGAGGAGTGATGTACAGTGGATTTTCCATAATGATTGGGGGGATGGAACCGTGGACTTTCAAACATGGCGATCCCGATTACAAGAGACTCAAACCGGCCAAAGACTGTACACCTATCGATTATCCGAAGCCTGACGGTAAAATCAGCTTCGATCTCCTCTCTTCCGTTGCGCTGACTGGGACCAATCATGAAGGTGACCAACCCCCGCATCTAACCCTGAAGGACGATACCGTTCCTGTTAAGCAAAATTTGGGCATTTATGACGGGCCTGAAGGCCGGTTTTGTCCAGCAGGAGTGTACGAATTCGTCCCGCTTGAAAGTGGGGACGGTCAAAGGCTGCAAATCAACGCCCAGAACTGTATACATTGCAAAACTTGCGATATTAAAGACCCGAGTCAGAACATCAACTGGGTGGTTCCCGAAGGAGGTGGCGGCCCGGCTTACAACGGAATGTAATTAAGTGCCTTTAAGCAAATTGCTTGACTTTTTATGTATattgataataaaatttttataacactGTTAGTCATACAGCTCGAAGTCTATCCGGTTCGAGGTGTAAAAGTTGGATTGTTCGCCACACTTACGCACCCACACTCCCGTCTTGAAGTACCCTTCTTTGGACCACTTTAACATTTGTGAGGTGTCGTACGGACCCTCGACTTGGTCCTTGTCTTGGTCCCACTTAAATTCCCACATTAACTGCTCTGGTTTACCTGACACTGACGCCGTCTCCATCTTCTCCTTCTCCTTGTCGCCGAAGTCGTCAGCATACATGTCCAGAACAGGCTCACTGTTTTTCGGTTTCGTTCGgtcgtcaatttttttggtaatttcttcaaaagtCTCCTGGTATACGTTCATGTTCCCCGTCTTCGTTAATATACTATTCGCGATCTCGGTCATGTCCGCCACATCCTGATTCGAATTCAAAGTCCCTGCCTTCTTGCGCTTCAGTCTCTCGACACTGGACAACTTCAAATCGCCCCCTAACCGCCTCAAACACTTGTTGACCGTTTCTTTGGGTTTCATGTAGTTGAGCATCTTTTTGTACAAACCGACCTCATCGAAATCCTCAGCTTCCGACTCAGAATCACTCTCGGCCCCCAAGCCTTTCTCGTTGGGGTCCAACTGGTACTTATCGTCACTGTTGACTTTATGCCAGTCGATGTTGTCCAACCAATTATCCCGTATTTCCTTCTCGTTGTTCCAAATAAAGTGGCCCTCTTTGTCGAAATGCCCTTCTTCCATCTCCTCTTTCATGTTGAAGGCGGTCATCCGGACCCCTTCAACCTGACGCGAAATTCCCTCCTCTTCGCCCTCGATGTCGTCGGCGTTGAGCTCTTCAGCGGTCTCATCGTAATCGTCCTCTTCGTCCGAATCCAAGGAATGTTTTTTTGCGTTAAACTTCACCTGGCGCCGcttattttgcgaaaaatcgCCTTCGTTGAATTTTcgttttgacatttttgacaaatgcAAAACAAACAACACGCATGCTCTCAAAACCGATCTGCACTTTTGGTTTGTATCCAcggttaaattttttaatatttgttttttttggaaataatcATAATCAGCTTTTTTTACCGCAAATTTTTCACCACGCTTATTActaaaacataaacaactcaaaaatatattgtaaaaaacccaaaaagttaagaaaaactgtaaaattgaAATGGTATGTTTGGCAACTATCCAAGAGATGGCACAAGctactttaaaatttgtttatactGTGTGTTTCAAAAAAGATGTCCTCCAAATACGTGCAAATACGAATTTCTCTTATGCTCTCATTACTTATTAGCAGTCGCATATTTACATAAGGAGAAAATGGGCTATAGCCCAGAACGAcagaattttagaatttttttgttacaagctttattttttaaataaattgcaaactAAAGGTTCTGATTTTTTATGGTTGAAATAATGAGTTTTAAGATGTTTTTAATAGTTtcaaattatattatattaaattcACAATAAGTAAACAGAGAACAAGCCTGAGTACCTAATGCAAATATCTacagaaaaagtttttaagTCAGCGACAACGTACACGTACAACTAATATTGTagaaaaaagtgcaaaatagctacgcttttttttttaaaacttcataaataaatacaggCTGATTTTTTAACATATCTCAGAATATAAATGAGAACATTTAATACCTAGTACATGTTTGGTGACATTACTAAGAATTGTTTCAGGTTTTCCCATGTGATTTTCAGAATTATCTTGCATTTTTAGAGAATTTGTGCTAGAACTGAATTTGCTATTTGATTGactgattaaaaaaagttcagatattaaaaaaaattaattaattttgtattttaagtttattaaGTTACACCTAATGCAAGATTGTAGAGCCATAAATACTACAAGCGCGTCAATTAATAATACAGTGAAACTTAGTTACAACGAACACCTAAGTGACTTCCGAATTTGTTTGTTGTAACCGATCGTTCGTTTTAACATATGGAGTAATTTTCAAGATAAATGAGTTCTAAAGTTTAAGATAGATATACGTTATGAAATAAAGTatgattatattttattaaaagctaTATAATTACATGAGTTCATAGTTATACATATGTATACCtataacaaatattttatttatttaatgatttgtGTTTGTACTTAACACCTTAGCTGTTTTTAAGGTATGTTTCACTTTTGAAATCATTCTGCAATATCGAAAATGTTTAGACCagttttttgtctaaatattGGACGTTAAAAGCCAGCATTCGTTGTAAGCGAGGTTCAATTATTCGTTAAAACCGAACTgattttttactataataTAAAACGGGACtttcaattttgtttgttacatTCGAGCGTTCGTAATATTGGCGttcaaatgtatttttatctgTTGCCGCCCCCGGACACAGCGAAAAGGTTACAAAATGCTTCTTATAGAGGCATTAAATTAGCGTTATCACTTATCATCAAGCGTTGTAAAAGAAGTAATCAGTGAGGGATCCATTAAGCGCGTCTGGTGCTTGAAGACGAATGAGATTACAAAACATTGATTGGTTGTCTCGCCGGCGCATATTGTAGTAATATGGACGCAGACTGCGCGTACCGCCATAAATCGAGGTGATAAACTCTGCAAAGGGCCGTTAAACCCGGTAAAAACTGCGCTGGGGTGGAGGAGCGTCCCGACGGCGGCGATAGTTGCCTCAAGTTCAAGGTTCCGATCAATGAATGGGTTGGATCCGGAGGCCCTGGCAAAGACCAGACAGGTCACTGACTGCTGCAAGGAAATTCATCCAGACACAAATTATTCCAGGAATAAAAATATCATTCGAATGGAATAAGTTTTGAGCAAACTGTTCTCTCGGGTGATTCTAATAAAAGTTATACTCGTTTCGGTTCTGCATATTAAAACGAAATTACAAACAGTGAAGTGTGCTACAGTATCTGCTTCCAATTTCGGGTTACAAGTTTTGTGTGTCTAACGAAACGAGGGTTTTTTATGATGAGTCAAATCTACAGAGTTACAAAACGGTACTtggttttctatttttagaaTACTATAAAGTTTTTACTGCCGGTTTAGACCTTAATGATGATACCTTGGGTAACGTCTTTCACCTTTTTAACGTAAAATTAAAGCCAAAAGTCAGGAGAACAAGCGCAAAAGCGTGAAAAAGCCACAACTCATCCCGTATCAGTTGAAAcgaggatttttttcaaagactacgaaaaaagttttaatgttGCTGACAGTTGGAAAGGTTGAGTTAATTATGCTTTGATATTTCGCCAAAAAAGAGTTCAAGTTAAAACTTTCTTCGCCCACATGACAAATACAATTACGTGTTTATTGtcttaattaacatttttccataaaaaagcGCTTATCGCAATAATGGACGACGTCTTCCACTTCCCTGTTGTTCTGTTTGTCCGTGCTTTATCAAGTTATACCTCTCTTTATTTACTTAAGGCGTTTTCCCCGTATATTAATAGAGCTGCCACACCGTCAAGTATTTTATCGAAAGCGGGGTAGTAAATTGGTTGAACGCGTTCTGCGGTCAgtcgttattatttttacggtATTCGGGCAATTATTAATGGTGGCTGTTGGCAATATTTCGAGGGTGACGTGTGAAACTTCACTTCCTCTCGGACCATAAACTCACATCATTTCTATTTTCCCCTAAAAGTATTGGAAAGGCTgatttaataagtttttattgcgTGTAATTCGGgttgttgcaaatttaataatgggAAAATTACGGATCGTtctattaaaactttaatacaaCTGTAATAACTTTTCAtatatcattatcattagacGGTAAATGCCGCGGTTTGAGACAATTTTGCTACAGAGTAAGTTCATTGTGTATTTTGATGAGCTTTCCGTGCGGATAAATCACACTGAGataactgaattatatttcgTCTTTCTCGTGGCTTCATGCACCTCACCCTCGCAGTTTgaacacaataaatttttattacctaGTATCATTTTCGTGTACGCGTCCGGTATGAATATTAACACCCTGCAGTAAAATATTCATCGTGTTTGGTTTAATCAAAGAGTGATGTTGGCATTAGGGCCTATCATCAATATTGGAAGCTGCGCACCCATTATCATTATACAGCCCTACAGTATTGCACTAAATGTATCATTAATATATAGCGCAACAGCTCCATCGGCTATAAATTTGCTCGGAGCTTTTAGTCCTTTAAAATATCGTGAAGGAGGGacgattttttgttagaattcaatggagcatCCTGTGGACACGTTTCGGCGTCGGTTTTATCGCCATCAGGGTCAACGTCTGAACAGAACCGGAAACATCCATCATCGCAACAAAGTGGTGGACGTGTTCCCATTGATCGACCATAAATTTATCACTGTCCGATTTAAATTATAACATGGCCGCAATCACACACGACGacgataaattttaatcgctCGTGTAAATTTCGCTTGACAATATTGGTCTCTTGGTAATTTATGTTTTGTGAATAGTGATTTAGCTTGCTCCCGGAGTGCATTTTTACCCGGAAAAAGGACCATCAGTATGCCAACCACCCGATAGATGGCGCACCGATTGCGAAATTTATGTCCCTATCCGGCTTTGTTCCCTCGAAGAAGGATACATCGATAGGCTCAGGCCTCTCAAGCCTTCAATAACGCGGAGTTTAAGATAAACACAAAGAAACTTATTTCTGGCTCTTAAACATTGTCCATTGTCCTAATTAATTGcagtttcttaaaaagtaatagCACTAAAGAGATTCATACAGGACTTATAACAAATAGttctaaaactataaaaatgcaataaaagtatagatttttaaatcagtgttttattaaaatagttatttattcgacgagtttgagtgtaaatcggacgttttatttcacgagtggtttTTTAAACCTCGAGTGATAACGAGAGGTTTaccatccacgaggtgaaataaatgaaccgatttacacgaaaataagttgaatacaacattttattcttcgaattagactcaacaaagcttaaaattgcttaaaatctgttaaaaataatctgacgtttcgtattgagaaatgccaaacagttgtcaaaactgtcttacacaggagaaaaatccgaaattttgacagtgtcgaagaataaaaaccTTTTCTCAACTTTCTGCCTGATTCAATCCTAGGTAATAAGGAGAGACCGGACTTTTAGAAAGTTAAAATCCTTatgaaaagacaaaaaaggttgtacaaaaactgaaattaggtattaaaatttggtaatttaagataaattttttattaattcttattacagaaaaaaacataatttttttttcaataaatttgattacataaataaacaaGCAACACGAACTAAGTACGTTTTGTCATAAACTTGAATTCATCTATTACACCATAAAAtgctataaaaaagttaataaactgttgttgaatttaaattaatattgtgctaaatttgctgttaaaaaattagttgttttTCTGAAAGAATTCATCGTAACGTAGAAATTGAACTCATTGTAAGAAAACTTAGTATCTACTAGAACTAAAATCAGGCACCTCTGCATTAACAAtagtttaaaaagttaaataaaacacttcatttattcatttttgcttttcaaaaaaaataaattgtcaaACGCTCAAGTTAATAACTGAAAAgatataaagatttttgacctaatttagtacatttttgagttttatgaGGAAATCTTGcgaaacaattgagtttttgctgaaaaacttgcaaaatgtttgaacacaaactaattgcgagaatcactcttcattaaaaacaaatcgatccACAATTTATCCACGAATTTTGAACCcaagtataataaaaaaacctgaaatttttttaaaaaacaacgaaattcCAGTTGGTTTGGCCGAAACTTACAAAGTTTTTTGCCTTTTGAACAGTTGCAATCCCTCCGATATCCAGTAATAAAAGCTTCAATcttcaatcgtcttgcaattttttgtgcaccaaataaacaagtaggaaatgatttctatatttttattgaacaaattaTTCACTCCAGAAAGAAATAAAGGACGTGGCgaaacacacttttttattaaatctattACCCAAAAACTAAGGATCCTAGAAAAGTAGAACTTTTACACAACTAATTAACATCTACACTGTCGGTttgtaaaaactaataattagagttatagtaattaaaataaataaatttttaaaattaaaatttacaattttgcaattttgacacatacatgaaaattgtttaaatttaaaaaataatttaatataaaattaggtagagtatttatattttcaaaaaattaaatacaaaaactactGACAAAGAAACTTTAAcgctgagaaactaaaaacacaaaaaattagaaaggAAAATTAAGCgactgaaaaactgagaaactgaaaaaactattGAACTGGAAAAGAGAAATACGTTtgattctgaataaaaaaccaatacactaagaaactgaaaaaaataataattaaaaaactatgaaactgcaaagtaaaaaCACTAATAAGATAACATAGTAAAACCAagaaaaactgataaaattaataatatgaaatactatagagaaattaagaaactaaaaagctaaaaCACTGGAAGCCTGAGAAGTGAGAATCaaagaattattaaataaaataactattaaattaaaaaatatggtgtatatattgttttaaaacaaaataaaagtatcgtattttaaattagaaagatTAATCACAACTGTAGGATATTTAAAACTCATGTAggatacaaaaaataagaagaaagtcaaatatttccatttttaacaaaaaaaatattttcagttttaagaaaacttaaaaattgcgtgttatgaaagttttttaaaatcagtCTCTTAACaagtaaaattaattgctgaacttattatttatttatgtttatttcgaaacgaaacgaaaaagcttttttacaaGAGTGCAAGTAAGCCGATAATTATTCCCGCTTTATTAGTGTTTAATGCGAaaagtttcttatttttgccTGCGTTCATTGTGTTGGTTTGAAAAGAAGTGCCGCAGGAGTCAAGTTTTCGATAAACCGGCaagcttttaattaataaaatatttagtcGAAGTTGCGGAGCCGCGAACAAAGGGTTATTGTTCCAGTGAGGAAAGGACCCATTTCGAAATCTCCAGCCGAGGCTTTCGGCGATTTTGATCTAGGGCAAATATTTGCCTCATTAAGAGATTGCTTCGTTGGAAATCATCCGACAGTAGGTGGTCGTGATGATACATTACTAACCCAGAGGTaagtaatttagtttaaatggAAATACGCCTGGTCCGGTTCCCAGGAAGATCTCTCT
The sequence above is a segment of the Tribolium castaneum strain GA2 chromosome 9, icTriCast1.1, whole genome shotgun sequence genome. Coding sequences within it:
- the dbe gene encoding KRR1 small subunit processome component homolog, producing MPDSSDDESQAPSGPVENAWAMKIPEFKPEDNPHGLLEESSFATLFPQYREQYLRQVWPLVQKTLKEHHINAELDVVEGSMTVRTTRKTWDPYIIIKARDMIKLMSRSVPFEQAKRVLNDDVGCDIIKIGKITRNKEKFVKRRQRLIGPNGCTLKSIELLTNCYVLVQGQTVSALGPYKGLQQVRKIVEDTMKNMHPIYNIKALMIKKELAKDPKLKNENWDRFLPRFVNKNISKRKQPKKKKEKKPYTPFPPPQTESKIDKELASGEYFLNKEQKRQKKQKEKNEKHAAAAKKREEKRNEAFVPPEEPSTSKQSPNVNTKVDIASLKEKIMKARKGAKMFNKPVK
- the holn1 gene encoding CD2 antigen cytoplasmic tail-binding protein 2 homolog codes for the protein MSKRKFNEGDFSQNKRRQVKFNAKKHSLDSDEEDDYDETAEELNADDIEGEEEGISRQVEGVRMTAFNMKEEMEEGHFDKEGHFIWNNEKEIRDNWLDNIDWHKVNSDDKYQLDPNEKGLGAESDSESEAEDFDEVGLYKKMLNYMKPKETVNKCLRRLGGDLKLSSVERLKRKKAGTLNSNQDVADMTEIANSILTKTGNMNVYQETFEEITKKIDDRTKPKNSEPVLDMYADDFGDKEKEKMETASVSGKPEQLMWEFKWDQDKDQVEGPYDTSQMLKWSKEGYFKTGVWVRKCGEQSNFYTSNRIDFELYD
- the Etf-QO gene encoding electron transfer flavoprotein-ubiquinone oxidoreductase, mitochondrial gives rise to the protein MALNLFTSIKYAKSLKPLARCYSDQFPKITTHYTVVPRENDPRWKEVNMERFGDETDILIIGGGPAGMSAAIRAKQLAEKDGKELRVCVVEKASQVGGHILSGAVIQPTALDELIPDWADKGAPLKTPVKEDKFGILTATGRIPVPVLPGTPMYNHGNYIVRLGHVVQWLGEQAEAMGVEIYPGYAASEILYHPDGSVKGVATNDVGIAKDGSPKDNFERGMELHAKCTIFAEGCHGHLSKQIINKFNLRANSEPQTYGIGLKEIWEIDPSKHSPGRVEHSIGWPLDKFTYGGSFLYHLNEDTPLVAVGFVVALDYSNPYLSPFREFQRFKHHPSVKHYFEGGTRIAYGARALNEGGFQSIPKLTFPGGCLVGCSAGFLNVPKIKGTHYAMKSGMLAAESAYEAINSEKQETEGFEPKSYPDKVKNSFIWKDLKRVRNVRPSFHNPLGMYGGVMYSGFSIMIGGMEPWTFKHGDPDYKRLKPAKDCTPIDYPKPDGKISFDLLSSVALTGTNHEGDQPPHLTLKDDTVPVKQNLGIYDGPEGRFCPAGVYEFVPLESGDGQRLQINAQNCIHCKTCDIKDPSQNINWVVPEGGGGPAYNGM